The sequence below is a genomic window from Chitinispirillales bacterium.
CTTGAGAAATACTTTTTTGACAAAGGTAAAATATGTTTTGTGCAAAGTCAAATTGTGTAGATTTTCTGTTTTTTTAATTTTTTCAAATGTAGATATTTTTTAAACGGCATTCTCTGAATTAAGGTTAAACAAGATGTTTCTCGAAAAAACGGCAAACTGCGAAAAACTTAAAAACATTTTACTTTTCACTCTCAACAATAAATTATATTTTAAAAAAATAAGGAGAAAGTATGCCAAAATATTTAGACCCGAAAAACGATTTACTGTTCAAGAAAATATTCGGCGAACACAAAAATTTGTGTATCAGTTTACTCAATTCTTTGTTGAAATTTGAAGATAACGAACAAATAGATTGGATAGAATACGATACTAACGAGCTTATTCCTCAAATACCCGCCCTTAAGGACGCTATCGTCGATGTTCGCTGCAAAGACAAGAACAGGACGTCAGTTTATACTTGCTCAGCCGGTATATTCTCTTAATTTGGCTAACGAAATATTTGAAGAAAGTCCGGAGATGAAAAATGTTTATTATCATCGGTACAAGATAGTGAATATAGAAAATACAGATAAGCGGATAAAAGATTTTCAAACTTACCGGCTTGCCTGTCGAAGAAATAAAAAATCTATAGCATTTATACTGTAGCTTATTATTTTCAGCGATAAAAATATTGAAAGGAATAAAAAATATGTCGGGAAAAGTGGCGTTAATTACCGGGATTACCGGACAAGACGGGTCTTATCTTGCGGAATTTCTTCTTGAAAAGGGATACGAGGTACACGGAATAAAAAGAAGGTCGTCATCGTTCAACACGCAACGTATAGACCATATTTATGAGGATTTACACAGCGAAAATAAAAGATTTATTTTGCATTACGGCGATTTATCCGATTCGTCGAATTTGACGCGCATTATTCAGCAAACCCAACCCGACGAGGTCTATAATTTGGGAGCGCAGTCGCACGTGGCGGTTAGTTTTGAAAGTCCGGAATATACCGCCGATGTGGATGCGTTGGGCGTTTTGCGGATTTTGGAAGCGATTCGCCTGCTTGGACTCGAAAAAAAGACGCGGTTTTATCAAGCGTCAACTTCCGAACTTTTTGGCTTAGTGCAAGAAATTCCGCAAAAGGAAACGACGCCGTTTTATCCGCGTTCGCCTTATGCGGTCGCAAAACTTTACGGTTATTGGATTACGGTGAATTATCGTGAAAGTTACGGTATGTACGCCTGCAACGGAATTTTATTCAATCACGAATCGCCGCGTCGGGGTGAAACGTTCGTCACCAGAAAAATCACTCGGGGGCTTGCCAATATTGCGCAAGGTTTGGAAAAATGTTTATATATGGGAAATTTGAATTCTCTGCGGGACTGGGGACACGCCAAAGATTACGTCCGCATGCAGTGGCTTATGCTTCAACAAGAAAAACCGGAAGATTTTGTTATAGCGACGGGTGTTCAGTATTCTGTTCGTCAATTTATCGACTGGTCTGCAAAAGAACTCGGCATTAACATCAGATTTGAAAACGAAGGCGCGGACGAAATAGGAATTATTGAAAAAATATCCGGTAATAACGCTCCGGCGCTTAAATCAGGCGATGTCATTGTTCGCGTTGACCGAAAATATTTCAGGCCGGCCGAAGTGGAAACGCTTTTGGGAGATCCGTCCAAAGCGAAAGAAAAATTAGGTTGGACGCCGGTAATTACCGTTCAAGATATGTGCGCCGAAATGGTTCGGGAAGATTTGAAAGCGGCAAAGATGACTGCGTTGCTTAAAAAACACGGATACGAATTGCCGGTATCCGTGGAAAGTTAGGCTGCAAACATAGGATTGTGTATATAAGCGAACATTAAGTTTGGACGTTTTGGGTATGAAGGAGAAGATTGATAATGAATATAATAAAACTTCTGCGTATAGAACACTGGACAAAAAACTTATTCATCTTTTTACCTGTATTCTTCGGCGGACAATTGCTGAATATTTCCATATTACCGCTATGTATATTTGCTTTTTTTGCATTTTCTTTTGCGGCGAGTTCCGTTTATTGTTTTAATGATATTTACGATATCGAAACCGATAAATCACATCCATCAAAATGTAAAAGACCTGTTGCTTCTGGACAAATTTCAAAGAAAACGGCTTATGCGGTAATGGTTTTTTGTTTTTTGTTGTCTATGTTTATTTCTTTTATATTTTGTGAAAAGACAGTATTGTTTATTCTGTTTTATTGTTTAATGAATATCGTCTATAGTTTGAAATTAAAACAATATGCCATTATTGACGTGGTGATTATTTCGGTCGGTTTTGTGTTGAGAGTTTTGGTCGGCTCAGTTGCAAGCGAAATCGGAGCGTCGGACTGGATTATAATAATGACGTTTCTGCTGTCGCTTTTTATTGCGTTTGCCAAACGGCGCGACGATGTGGTTTTATATAAAAACACGGGAGTTCATCATCGCGAAAACACCAGCCGTTATAATTTGGAATTTATGAATCAGGTAATATCAATAATTGCCGCGATTACCATGGTGGCTTATATAATGTATACGCTTTCGCCTAATGTGATTGAGCGTTTTGGCTGTCAATATCTTTACTTTACCGCGATTTTTGTTTTGATGGGAATAATTCGCTATTTGCAGGTGACAACGGTGGATTTAAAAAGTGGAAATCCGACAAAAATTTTACTGCGTGACAGGTTTATACAGTGTTGTATTATAGGGTGGATTGTAACGTTTTATATCATTATTTATTTTAGGAAATAGGAGAAAAAATGAATCTTTTATTAATTTTCTCAAGTATTTTGCTTAATTCGGCGGCTCAACTTTTAATACGTAAAGGAATGCTGACTGTCGGAAGTATTTCAAGCTCCAACGCATTACAATCGCTTGTTTCTATGACGACAAATTTACATTTATGGGCGGCGATGTTGTCAATGAAATGATAGAGGAAAATAACAGGAAATATTCGGCTGAAAATGTATCGTTTTGTGTAAATTGTATATAATTGTCTTATTTAATATTTATCAAAGGAGTAGGTATGTTATTAGATTCAAGAGTCATAACAATATCAGGTGCAGCAATAACGCACCATAACGGCGGTTCAGGCGGCACATTCATTGGACGAGTAAACAGAACCGATACAGATGCTTTTTGGAGCAATACTGCAATATATACTGCAAGTATAACATCTGGTGGTGGAAATGGTTGG
It includes:
- a CDS encoding decaprenyl-phosphate phosphoribosyltransferase → MNIIKLLRIEHWTKNLFIFLPVFFGGQLLNISILPLCIFAFFAFSFAASSVYCFNDIYDIETDKSHPSKCKRPVASGQISKKTAYAVMVFCFLLSMFISFIFCEKTVLFILFYCLMNIVYSLKLKQYAIIDVVIISVGFVLRVLVGSVASEIGASDWIIIMTFLLSLFIAFAKRRDDVVLYKNTGVHHRENTSRYNLEFMNQVISIIAAITMVAYIMYTLSPNVIERFGCQYLYFTAIFVLMGIIRYLQVTTVDLKSGNPTKILLRDRFIQCCIIGWIVTFYIIIYFRK
- a CDS encoding Rpn family recombination-promoting nuclease/putative transposase, with protein sequence MPKYLDPKNDLLFKKIFGEHKNLCISLLNSLLKFEDNEQIDWIEYDTNELIPQIPALKDAIVDVRCKDKNRTSVYTCSAGIFS
- the gmd gene encoding GDP-mannose 4,6-dehydratase: MSGKVALITGITGQDGSYLAEFLLEKGYEVHGIKRRSSSFNTQRIDHIYEDLHSENKRFILHYGDLSDSSNLTRIIQQTQPDEVYNLGAQSHVAVSFESPEYTADVDALGVLRILEAIRLLGLEKKTRFYQASTSELFGLVQEIPQKETTPFYPRSPYAVAKLYGYWITVNYRESYGMYACNGILFNHESPRRGETFVTRKITRGLANIAQGLEKCLYMGNLNSLRDWGHAKDYVRMQWLMLQQEKPEDFVIATGVQYSVRQFIDWSAKELGINIRFENEGADEIGIIEKISGNNAPALKSGDVIVRVDRKYFRPAEVETLLGDPSKAKEKLGWTPVITVQDMCAEMVREDLKAAKMTALLKKHGYELPVSVES